A segment of the Sphingomonas kaistensis genome:
CGGCTCCGGCACGTTATGCACGCGCCGGCGCATTTCGGCCTACAGCATGGCGACGCTGGAGTTGCCCAAGCCAGGGGATCCCGACCGCGTTCTCACAAGCGTCAAACTCGAAGAGGACCTGACCCAACTTGGGCGGAGGCTTGGGCTTGTCCCGCTCGCCTTAGCAGATGGCTCGGACACTGCATCACCCCCCCCGGTTCCGGCTACATTCCGCGAGCTTTCACGCGAATACCTTGAGAGCCTCGCGGGTGACGAAGGTGCGCTTGCAGCCGCGCAGGAAGCGATGGTTCAGCATTTCCTGCCGCGCTTCGGCCAACGCGTGGCGGATGGCAGTGGTTGGAAAGACGTGAGCAGGTTCATCGCCACGCTCGACGCCGCGAATTCACCGGGGCTGCGTCAGGAGGATATACAGCACTTGCGCAAGCAGGCTGCGCGCATGTGGTCGCTCGCCGTCGATATGCAATTGATTGGGACAGACGAGGCACCTGAGGGCAGCGAGCATGTCTTCGCCCGGCGCTCGCAGGCGTATGCGCCGATCTCAACCGAAGAGTGCCGTCAGCTTCTGATCGCCAGCCGAAGCAGTCCCAATCGGCAGCTGAAGTTCATCATGGCCTTGCTGATGCTTACCGGCGCTAGGACCAGCGAGATCCTGAACATGCGTTGGAGTGACATCAATCTCGAAGAAGCTACTTGGCACATCACCTTACCGAACGGCAGCGGTCGGCGCCGCCATCGGCTTACGTCCGCCGCGCTAATCATGCTTGGCGACCTGCCTCAACTTGGTGACTGCCCGTTCGTTCTCCCGAACTTGGCCACCCGCAAACCTTACCAGTCGCTCACAAAGAGTTGGGAGGTCGTAAAGCAGCGTGCCGATCTCCCGCACCTGGAACTCGACGATCTCCGCGATTGCAGTTTCCGTGAGGAATACTGGGAAGAGGAGTTGGCTCCAATCTTAACGACGACAGGCACTTAAGCGCTCAACCTCGCTCGTCTTGCGCGATGACGTGGTCAATCCCGTTAAGCCAATCGAGTCACCGAGCAGTACGAACGTCCGGTTACGGGTGCCAGCGCCGCTGGTCGGAGTGACCGTAATGGGCGCATAGCAGTCACTAACGCGAGCTCACTGCTGCCCTCCAACAGCAGCATCGGGGACGAGCCTTCGCGCACGCGCGTGAGAATGTTACGGTTTATGATCGTGCGCATGGTCCGCGGTGTCCAGGGTAAGAGCCAGAGAGTTTGCTACTCCCCCCTCCTCACTCTTCGTGCCGGCACGCCTTCCATCAGGCCTAAGTTCAGAGCTTGCATGCGACAACCTTGGCGAGTGCACCACAGGTATACCCTAGCGGCACGAAAACATGGGGCAGGATGGTTGTTCCATTTAAATTGACTTGTAGTTTATGGAACAGCAAGGTCGTAGCATCTAGAACCTATTGGAACAGGGGTGTCGAACGATGCTGGTTGGATATGCTCGGGTAAGCAGCGCAGGACAGTCGCTGGACTTACAGCTTGGGGATCTGGAGCGGGCCGGGTGCGAGAAGGTCTTTGCCGAGAAGCAGAGCGGCACGTCGGCAGAGGCTCGGAGAGCTCTCCAGGATGCCCTGGAGTTCGTGCGGGAAGGTGACACGCTGGTGGTCACTCGCCTTGATCGCTTGGCTAGGTCCTCCAACGACCTCCACAATATCATTGCCAAGGTTACGGCCAAGGGCGTCAAGTTTCGGTGCGTCCAACAGTCCGGCGTCGACACGGATAGCGGCATGGGGAAGCTCGTTCTCGCTATCCTGGGTGCCGTGGCGGAGTTCGAAACGGATATCCGCAAGGAACGGCAACGCGAGGGCATCGACAAGGCGAAAGCAGACGGGCGCTACAAGGGTCGTAAGCCTTCTGTCGACGCTGCAAAGGTGCGAGAGCTACACGCCGCGGGTTTGGGACCGTCCGCCATTGCCAAGCAGCTCAAGGTAGGCCGCACGACCGTCTACAGGTCGCTGCAGGTCTCTTAGCGGTCGCCGCGACTGCCCTCGCCCTTTTCGCTCTTTGTCTTTGCGTGCTGTCGCTGGTCGGCAGCAAGGCTGCGGCCCACGTCGACTAACTCCTTGAAGCGCCCCCCTCACCACGCCGAACATAGCGCTTGTCAGTGCCGGTATCGATTAGCTCGCGGGGCTTCGCTTCTCTCCTAGTCCGGTTGTTCTAAGTCAGGAAATCATCGAACACACACAGGGTGCCAAGGCAGCCTTCGAGCTAACGCACGCACCCAGTCGCAACTAGTTGCCGCGCGGACTGACAAGGTCGCCTTGACTTGGCGTATCGATGCTCTCGCGCCTGAGGTCTTCCTGCAGGTGCATCAGCATTGCGCGCATGAGCCTAGATTGCTCCCGAAGCTTTACTCTTCTTCCGCCCTTGTCGGCATTGCGGGCGGCTATTGCCTTACCTTCTGTTGTCCGTGGACCTGTTGATTGGGACCAGGGAGCCCACGTCTTGATCGCAAGCGATTGCTTCCGACGGCGCTCCTCGCTCCAGCCACTCGCTCGCGCCATTATTGGCCTCCAATAGTTCGTTTGGCGAACCTTCTGTTATTTCCGCGCGCGTGCATGCGCAGGTGCCTGCCGCATTGTTGATCTGCTGATGGCCGGCCGCAATGTTCGCCTGGCGCGTGAACACCGTTGGCGGCTTCTTGATCTCTGCCAATGCCTCAAGGGTCGCCCGACACTGTGCCTGTGCCTTCAGCGCCAGCCGCATGTAACGTTCGGCCGCGTCGATATACTCGCCCATGTTGTTGGATGATCGTCGGGTCAGATCGAGGAAGAGCAGGTTCAGTGTCGCTGCTTGTGCCACCAACATGTTTTCGGCGCTTGAGAGGTCACCTTCGCGCACCTTCAAAGCGCGGCGAGACAGTGTTTCGTACAGCTCTCCTAGGTCCACCTCGCCGCCAAAGGTTGGCTTGCCGTAGGTGCTCATGACCGCCGAATTGGCGAAGATAGAATCTGCAACCACTCGAGCCAAATGCTTCGCCGGTGCGTCTCGCTCCTCGGTGGGCTCGACCTTGTTCTTGCGCGCCATCCTACCTCTCAGTCTCGAGAAGACTCACTACCTTCACTGTGTCCTGACCTTTGGTGAACTGGTGAGAATGGGCATAGGACTACTACCCCCACCCTCAGGTGGAGGCAGTCCCAACCCAATCTGGCATGACCTTCGGAGCCACCGGAGCCAAACGGGCCTGCATGATGCCGGGGCGGCTCACGCAGTTGGCTGTCGCTTACGGGCTGTCCCCACCCGCCGATCCCCGCTCAGCCTTTCGGACTCGGGTGCTGCTAGATCGGCCCCCCCTGGTGCAGCAGGTGGCAAACGCCACGCCGTGCCGCCAGTGTATCAAGCCCTCCAGCACAGCGCTCAAGGTGTAGCTCGCCGGCTCCGCCTTAATCCTTGGCTCGCTCCGCCCTGCTCTGCGCTGTTCTGCTCAGGACTGCTCAGTGCCGAGCGCGCTCGCGCTGCTCGATGTCGGAGATCAATGTGCTCCGGCGGGCACAAACTCGGCGCCCGTGAGTGAATGTGGGCAGCTGACCGCGGTGGTGCATGTTCCACACCGACTTCTCGCTGCAGCCAAGGAACCTCGCGATCTCCTTGGCACCCCAGAGAATGTCGTAAGCGAGATCATCCGATCGCTGCATCGGCATCCTCCATCCACTCGTCCAGGAAGGCAGCGAGTTCGCCAGGTCTGAAGAAGTGTCGCTGCAGTGTCGGAAAGCGCTCCTCCTGATCGTTGGCGCTTCCTAAGACTGCAATATTGGCGAACGAAGATGGCGCGCAAGATTGATCGGCGCCAAAGGCGCCGGTATGTAGCAGTTGCATCCTGATTTCCTTAGGTCAGTTTGCCGGATCGCGGCGGCGGGGCTTCCATCCCCGTCGCCGTTTTCGTTAGCTCTCCGCGCTAAACGCGCGATCCAGTTCGCTCTTCCGAAAGAAGAGGCGTCGGCCTTTTCTTGTCACTGGCAGTAGGCCGTTCTCCGCCATGTGATAAACGGCGCGAGGCTTAACCCCGACATATGAGGCCGCTGCGGCAGCACCGGCCAAGAGATCATCGGCAAGCATTTCCACTCCCTTCTTCAAGTAACAAGAATATTCTTCTTCTTGCTTGCCATGGCATGTGCTCCGGTGCAAGAACAAAAATATTCTTTGGGGGTGCGCTTGTCTGTCGAGTTTGATTTCCGAGAGGTCGAGGAGGTTCTGCAGAGGCTCAACAGGATCGCGGAGTCGAAGCGCGTCGCCTTTCGTGGGCGTATCAAGCACCTTCAGCGCCTGGGCTTTCCGCGTGGAGCAAACACGGGCACGGGAACGCGGGTCCGCTATACATTTCCAATGCTACTGCAGCTCGCTCTCGCAACCGAGCTGATGCAGACCGGCATGAGCCCAGTCCGGATCGTGCAGACGATCAACTGGAGCTGGCATGACCAGATGGGAGGCTTGTTCTTCGCCATGCTCCCCAAGGCTATGCTTTCGCAGTTCAAGCCTCCGGTCGAGGACAATGACTTGGCTTGGGTCCTCAGCCCTGAGGGGCTTCGTGACCTCACCGAGGAGGGTGATCATGAGTCGGCTTACATGTTCGCCGTTCTTGTCTTCCCCACAGCCGAACTTCCCTCTCGGCTGAAGACGGACCCTACCCCGGTGATCGGTGAGGTCTACAGACACATCGTGATACAACTTCGCCCCTTCATGCAACGGGTGTTGGGCGCCATCCTTGGTGTCAGACCGGACCTGCGGCCGGAGGATCTTGGGAAGGCTTTCGAGAACTACCTCATTGATGAACACAAGCGAGTAGGTGACCTCGTAGACCTGCTTGATCGTCCGAAGAGACCCGAAAATGGCCGCGATTAGAAAGCGCTCTTGGATGAACGCTCGAGGCGAGCCGCAACAGGCGTGGCAGGTCGATTACCGCGACACTGCTGGCAAGCGCCGCTCCAAGCAGTTCGCCCGCAAAAAGGCTGCCGAGACCTGGCTTACCGAAGCGGCCTATCAGGTCACTCAAGGCACCCACACACCAGACCGGGACACGGTCACAGTCAAGAGCGCCGCAGATGCCTGGGTGAAGCGGGCCGAGGCTGAAGGACTCGAAAGGGCTACGGTGCAGGCCTACCGCGGCCTTGCCAATCATCATGTGGTGCCACTGCTTGGCCGCATCAAGCTTAGCCGCCTCACCCGCCCCGTGGTCGAGCAATTCCGTGACGAGCTGGTTGCCAGCCGATCCAGAGCCATGGCGGCTAAAGGCGTCCGGGCTCTCGCTAGCATCTTGCAGGAGGCTATGCGGCGTGGGCTGGTAGCTCAGAACGTGGCAGCGGAGGTGCGCGTGAGCCGGCCTAGCCGCGACAAGGACAAGGTAGAGATACCGACCCGCGAAGAGATCAGGGCGCTGCTTGCCGCCGCCCCTGCCGACTTCCACCCCATGCTCATGGTGGCAGTCCTTACGGGTTTGCGAGCCTCAGAGCTGCGAGGCCTGCGCTGGTCGGACATCGACCTAAAGGCTGCTACCGTAAGCGTGAACCAGCGCGTGGATCAGTGGGGCAACTTCGGTCCGCCAAAGTCCGCTGCCGGACGCAGGACAATCCCTATTCCGCCCAAGGTCGTGCAGGTCCTGCGTGAGTGGAAGCTGCGCTGTCCCAAGGGCGAGCACGGCCTCGCCTTTCCCGATACGAAAGGCGGCGTGCAGGTCCACAAGAATGTCCTCACCCGGCGCTACTATCCCGCCCAGAAGGATGCTGGCTTTGCCAAGCGCTACAGCTTCCACACCTTGCGACATTTCGCCGCGAGCAGCTTCATCGCCCAGCGGGTAGACCTGAAACGGCTGAGCGGATGGCTTGGCCACAGCACGGTGACACTGACACTAGATCGTTACGGGCACCTGATGAAGGACAATCAGCAGGACGCCGCGATCATGGCCGCTGCCGAAGCTCATCTGTTCGGCTAGTTGCAACATAAATGCAACACAGCTCGTGTTAGAAGCAGATTTCGGCCAATAGCCTGCGGTTTTGTAAACCGAAGGTCGCGGGTTCGAATCCTGCAACCGGCACCAGTCATCCCGGCGACTGCCGCGGCATCTAGCCCCGCTCGCCGGCACCCTGCGGCACCGGCGTCTGGCCGCGCATGCCGGCGCTGTCCTCGCGTACTTTCCAGAATTCCGACCCCCGGTTCCAGCGCGGCCAGTCCCGGCCGTTCGCAAGCCGCTCGCCGATCGCGTAATAGAGGTCGGCCTCCTGCAACGCCCCGCGCAGGTCCCAGGTCGGCGCCCAGGCGTCGCAGGTCTGGTGATAGCATTTGCCGGTGAACTCCTCGAGCCAACGCTCGCCCGCCGGCCGGCCGCCTTCCTGGAGGTCGTAAGCACCGGCCAGCGCCATGCTCAGCAGCACCGGCACGCCGCGCTTGGCGAGGGTGAAGTGATCGGCGCGATAGAACAGGCCGCGCTCGGGCTTGCTTTCGGGCGTCACCGTCCGCCCCTGCGCCCGCGCGCCTTCCTCGAGATAGCGCTCCATCTCGCTCTGTCCCTGCCCGATCAGCACCGTATCGCGGGTCGGTCCGGCCCATTGCAGGGTGTCGAGGGTCAGGTTCGCGACCATCTTCTCATGCGGATAGAGCGGGTTCTGGGCGTAATATTCCGATCCCAGCAGGCCCCGTTCCTCGGCCGTCCACGCAGCGAAGACGAGGCTTCGTTCGGGCCGCTTGCCGCCGGCGAAGCGGCGCGCGATCTCGATCATCGCCGCCAGCCCGAGGGCATCGTCGGCGGCGCCCGGCCGCACCGTCCGACCCTGCGTGTCGGGCGCCCCGAGGCCGTAGGCGTCCCAGTGTCCGCTGTAGCTGACGGTTTCGTCGGGGAAGCGGCTTCCGGTCAGCTTGCCGATGACGTTCTGGCTCTGGATCCGCTCGAGCTCCACCCCCGCCTTCGCGACGAACCTCGCCTTGAGGTCGATCGGCCGGAAGGCGGTGCTGCGGGCCTGCCGCTTCAGCGTGGCATAGTCATAGCCGGCGCGCTTCAGCATGGCCTCGGCGGCGGCCTGCTGCATCCAGCCCTGCAGCAGGACCGGTTGCGTCGCGCCCCTCGGCAGGACGATGTTGAAATTCTCGCCGCCCGCGCTCTGGACGACGTTCCAGCCATATCCTGCGCCTTCGGTTTCGTGGACGATGATCGCGCCGATCGCGCCGCGCCGCGCCGCTTCCTCGAACTTGTAGGTCCAGCGGCCATAATAGGTCATCGTCTTGCCGCCGAACTTGCCGGCGACCGGCTCGCCGGAAGCGGCCTCGAAATCGGGGTCGTTGACAAGGAACAGCGCGACCTTGCCCTTGAGGTCGACGCCCTTGAAGTCGTCCCATCCACGCTCGGGCGCGGAGGTGCCGTAACCGACGAAGACGATCGGCGCGCCGGCGATTTCGGCTGCCTGCGTGTCGCGCACGGTGCTGAGGTAGATGTCGCCCGGAAAGCTCAGCGGCGTCCGGGTCGAGCCTTGCTGGAGGGCAAGTTGCGGCGATTGCAGCTTGGTCCGGATCATCGGCACGGCCTGCGTCCAGCCGCCGTCCTGACCGCCGGGTTCGAGCCCCGCCGCCTTGAACTGCTCGATCAGATAGGCGGTGGTCCTGGCTTCTCCCGGCGTTCCCATCGAGCGGCCTTCGAACGCGTCGGAGGCAAGCACGCGGGTGATCTCCGACATCCGCTCCATGCTGATGCCCGGCGCCTTATCCGCCTCCGCACTGGCAGCTGCCGGCTGGGGTGGAGCAATGGCGATGCTCGAAGCCGGCTCGACCGACTGGCAGCCGCCAAGCAGCGTCAGGCCAGTCATCACCGCACCCACGCGAACGATCCGCAGCATCAAAACCTCCAGCACCCGTTTACGAGGGGCCTTCTGGGGGTTTGTTCGTCGCGGGGCTAGGGGGAGATCGGATCACCGCCGGGGCGATCCGATCCTCGCTTATTGCGGGCTCAGGCCGCGCGGGCCAGTTCGACCTGCTCGTTGGCCGCCGCCGCTTCATTCGCTTCGCCGGCCGGCTCGGCGACCTGCTGCACGCGATCCGGGAAGAAAGTGCGGCTGACGAACACCATCGCGCCCAGCGCGAGGTAGATGCCGACCATCGCCA
Coding sequences within it:
- a CDS encoding recombinase family protein, coding for MLVGYARVSSAGQSLDLQLGDLERAGCEKVFAEKQSGTSAEARRALQDALEFVREGDTLVVTRLDRLARSSNDLHNIIAKVTAKGVKFRCVQQSGVDTDSGMGKLVLAILGAVAEFETDIRKERQREGIDKAKADGRYKGRKPSVDAAKVRELHAAGLGPSAIAKQLKVGRTTVYRSLQVS
- a CDS encoding helix-turn-helix domain-containing protein, yielding MLADDLLAGAAAAASYVGVKPRAVYHMAENGLLPVTRKGRRLFFRKSELDRAFSAES
- a CDS encoding tyrosine-type recombinase/integrase, which encodes MNARGEPQQAWQVDYRDTAGKRRSKQFARKKAAETWLTEAAYQVTQGTHTPDRDTVTVKSAADAWVKRAEAEGLERATVQAYRGLANHHVVPLLGRIKLSRLTRPVVEQFRDELVASRSRAMAAKGVRALASILQEAMRRGLVAQNVAAEVRVSRPSRDKDKVEIPTREEIRALLAAAPADFHPMLMVAVLTGLRASELRGLRWSDIDLKAATVSVNQRVDQWGNFGPPKSAAGRRTIPIPPKVVQVLREWKLRCPKGEHGLAFPDTKGGVQVHKNVLTRRYYPAQKDAGFAKRYSFHTLRHFAASSFIAQRVDLKRLSGWLGHSTVTLTLDRYGHLMKDNQQDAAIMAAAEAHLFG
- a CDS encoding M20/M25/M40 family metallo-hydrolase is translated as MLRIVRVGAVMTGLTLLGGCQSVEPASSIAIAPPQPAAASAEADKAPGISMERMSEITRVLASDAFEGRSMGTPGEARTTAYLIEQFKAAGLEPGGQDGGWTQAVPMIRTKLQSPQLALQQGSTRTPLSFPGDIYLSTVRDTQAAEIAGAPIVFVGYGTSAPERGWDDFKGVDLKGKVALFLVNDPDFEAASGEPVAGKFGGKTMTYYGRWTYKFEEAARRGAIGAIIVHETEGAGYGWNVVQSAGGENFNIVLPRGATQPVLLQGWMQQAAAEAMLKRAGYDYATLKRQARSTAFRPIDLKARFVAKAGVELERIQSQNVIGKLTGSRFPDETVSYSGHWDAYGLGAPDTQGRTVRPGAADDALGLAAMIEIARRFAGGKRPERSLVFAAWTAEERGLLGSEYYAQNPLYPHEKMVANLTLDTLQWAGPTRDTVLIGQGQSEMERYLEEGARAQGRTVTPESKPERGLFYRADHFTLAKRGVPVLLSMALAGAYDLQEGGRPAGERWLEEFTGKCYHQTCDAWAPTWDLRGALQEADLYYAIGERLANGRDWPRWNRGSEFWKVREDSAGMRGQTPVPQGAGERG
- a CDS encoding PspC domain-containing protein, with the translated sequence MSLIPSRDYFTNNVALRNDTILGVCEALGHDLGFNPNFLRIPLGAGIIFAPLAMVGIYLALGAMVFVSRTFFPDRVQQVAEPAGEANEAAAANEQVELARAA